AACGTTTTGATATTCATCAACGAGTGCCCACACAGATTGATAGGTTTAAATTGTTAAAGAGCTTTGCTTATCGAAACTTCCTTTTTACAAAGGGACTCTTGAAAGCGGACGTGAATTTTAGCGATTTAATCTTAAGTGTCAAACACTTTTTAAAATTAATTCATTTCTAACTTTCCGTCTTACCGATTACTGCTGAAGCCTTGTGGCGTCTGCCGTGTCAGTGAGGCGGCATTATAGAGATCATCGAAAACATGGCAACCCCTTTTTTGATAAAAATTCAAAAAACTTGCTTAAGTGGCTACTTTTACGTCAAAAGGCTCTTTCGTAGCTCAAAGCTCATACAATAGTGGGCATATCACTTAAAATTTTGCGATTAAATCTTTCGAAAAAGCCTCTATATCTAGCTCAATGCTCCATTTCTCACTCAGTTCTAGGATGTTATCTAGTGATTGCTGAACTGTTTTTATCGTCAATGTGTTGTTGTCTAGGTCGTATACCTGTTTTTGCGTAGTGTAATAGAAGTAAAGGATAGTTAATGCTTCTCGATCACCTTGCTCAGCTTTCGGTTGAATACGCTTGAGCTTACGATAGATTTGATTGTGAGTTTGTTTAAGGTTCCACACATAAAGCGCCTCTTTAAAGTAATCATGCCCTTTCACACGACTCGCGATAAAGGCATTCAATGCGACTGATAAAATCACCCCGAGTACATTCAAATGGAAATTGCCTGTCGCTTCCCCACTAATAGACCCAGCTGAACCAAAAAGTTCAATCAGAATGCTACCGAATACGATAGCAAACAAGGCGAGTGACCCAACTAACGAAACCAACAGCAGGTTCATCTTCTTTCTATATTCTTCTTTATTGATTTTCTGTAACGTCATCGACTACTTCCTTAAGTAAGTCACCTAATAATTTGCGCATACTATCTACGTAAACATTGGGTCGCTTCAACCCTTACCATCTTGTAATGTGGTCATTCTCTATTTAATACGCAGAGTTCTTCTGGTTGGCGCTATAAGCAACTCTATTTGACTTCATTAATAGAAAAGAGTTACATACCGCCACAATTTTGGTTATTCATAAATTCATGTTGATAAAGTCCGTTTAGCTTTATCACATACTGACAAGGTACATTCCATGCGTTCATTTGTATTACGCGCTCGCGCAGCCCCTACAGAGAGCAAACTTATCTTAGAAGGTGTTGGGCAAGATGCTCATACTGAGATTCTGGCTCATACCCTGATGAACACGATCTTCGTTGCTCAATCTCACCGTGAGAATGTCACCGTGCACCTTGTATTAGAAAGTACTAAAGACTTTTCACGTACGATTACATTTGATTCAAACGAGATCACCAACATTGGCGGCTTCCATGAGTCTGCATTGTTATCAGCGGTAGTAAGAGCGGTTGACGCTTCTCAAGGTATGACAAAAGAACAGGCGCGTCAGGTTGAGCCGGGCATCACTGTTCGTACTATGAGTTTTGAAAAGCTGGTTAAAGAGCTAGCTGAAGACCACCAGCTGTACATGATGGATAAAAAAGGCGATTTTATCCGTGATGCGAATATTGCTGAAAACCCATGTTTTCTTCTGACTGACCATATCCCTATGCCGAAGAAAAGCTACAACAGCTTGAAGCGTTTAGGGACTGAGAAAATCAGCTTAGGTCCAAACATGCTGTTTGCTTCTCAGTGTGTTGTGTTGATCAACAATGAGCTTGATGTGAGAGACTTCTGATTCAACCCAATAGCCGTTGAAATAAAAATGGAGCGATCATCGCTCCATTTACTCCTTTGTTCAGCTAACATCCGCACTAAAAACGAGCTTCAACTGTCATCCCTTCAACCCAATACTCTTCTGGCGGTGCTGTAATAAAGTCCAATACGACTTTCAAGTACGTTGACCTAAGACAACATTTCATAATCTGTAAATCACTTTGCTTTGGCTAACTGCTACGCTGCTTCCGCTTTCACTACCGGTTGATAGCGCCCTGGTTTATGGTTCATCGCCAGGATCAAGTTAGTGACTATCGCCCCCAGTACAGATAGTAGTACCAGTGACACATCAACGATAAACAATGAGAGTACGACAATCGTGCAATCTAGTGCCATCTGAACTTTGCCCGCACGAATCCCAAAACGTTCTTGTAAGAACAACGCCAGAATGTTGAAACCACCTAAGCTCATCTTATGACGAAAGATCACCAACATGCCGGTGCCAATTAAACCACCTCCTAATAATGCTGCATACAATACATGAATCTCAGAAATCTGAATCACGTGGTACAAGTAATCCACCGCGAACGAAACAATCGAAACGGCAATAAAGGTACTGATGGTGAAACGCCAGCCCATACGAGCAACCGACAAAATATAAAAAGGTAAGTTAAGCGCGAAGAACACTTGACCAAAACTTAGGTCTGTTACTTTGGTAATGAAGATAGCTAGACCAGC
This genomic window from Vibrio toranzoniae contains:
- a CDS encoding DUF3087 family protein, which produces MTLQKINKEEYRKKMNLLLVSLVGSLALFAIVFGSILIELFGSAGSISGEATGNFHLNVLGVILSVALNAFIASRVKGHDYFKEALYVWNLKQTHNQIYRKLKRIQPKAEQGDREALTILYFYYTTQKQVYDLDNNTLTIKTVQQSLDNILELSEKWSIELDIEAFSKDLIAKF
- the trmY gene encoding tRNA (pseudouridine(54)-N(1))-methyltransferase TrmY; its protein translation is MRSFVLRARAAPTESKLILEGVGQDAHTEILAHTLMNTIFVAQSHRENVTVHLVLESTKDFSRTITFDSNEITNIGGFHESALLSAVVRAVDASQGMTKEQARQVEPGITVRTMSFEKLVKELAEDHQLYMMDKKGDFIRDANIAENPCFLLTDHIPMPKKSYNSLKRLGTEKISLGPNMLFASQCVVLINNELDVRDF
- a CDS encoding YitT family protein encodes the protein MDKDHNLRENLLALILGSALVSLGVIFFNQVGLLTGGTAGLAIFITKVTDLSFGQVFFALNLPFYILSVARMGWRFTISTFIAVSIVSFAVDYLYHVIQISEIHVLYAALLGGGLIGTGMLVIFRHKMSLGGFNILALFLQERFGIRAGKVQMALDCTIVVLSLFIVDVSLVLLSVLGAIVTNLILAMNHKPGRYQPVVKAEAA